A section of the Prochlorococcus marinus XMU1402 genome encodes:
- a CDS encoding tRNA-(ms[2]io[6]A)-hydroxylase yields MLVDFRRPSSHIKYLSSFTSDNWIQIALSNPIEILIDHAHCERKAAGVALQLMFRYPSEPNLAEVLSPIAREELEHFEKILYFLKDLGHSLKALKPPPYGAELSKNIRKEEPKRMLDSFLIAGLIEARSHERLSLLALNSKDKSFRDLYESLLNSEARHFGIYWKLAQTKFSKNQTFERLEELSKFESEILASTCLMPRVHS; encoded by the coding sequence ATGCTAGTGGACTTTAGAAGACCTTCTTCCCATATTAAATATTTATCATCATTTACCTCAGATAATTGGATACAAATTGCATTATCTAACCCAATAGAAATTCTTATTGACCATGCTCATTGCGAGCGAAAAGCTGCAGGTGTAGCTCTTCAATTAATGTTTAGATATCCTTCTGAACCAAATTTAGCTGAAGTTTTAAGTCCAATTGCTAGAGAGGAATTAGAACATTTTGAAAAAATACTTTATTTTTTAAAGGATCTTGGACATTCACTTAAGGCTTTGAAACCTCCTCCATATGGAGCTGAATTGTCTAAAAATATAAGAAAAGAAGAACCTAAAAGGATGCTAGATAGTTTCTTGATCGCAGGACTCATTGAAGCAAGAAGTCATGAAAGACTAAGTTTGCTCGCTCTAAATTCAAAGGATAAATCTTTTAGAGACCTTTATGAGTCTCTGCTTAATAGTGAGGCAAGACATTTTGGAATTTATTGGAAACTAGCGCAAACTAAATTCTCTAAAAATCAAACTTTTGAAAGGTTGGAGGAATTGTCTAAATTTGAGTCAGAGATACTCGCTAGCACTTGTCTCATGCCAAGGGTACACAGCTAG
- the cobI gene encoding precorrin-2 C(20)-methyltransferase — MLIKKFLKVFKDYKSGSASLTIVGVGPGDPSLLTIAAVDAIKKAKVIVFPISDDNKKSFAAEIVKKYIKFKKNIPIIFPMARKDFDPDEIWSNAVEKIVNLIRNSESVVLLCLGDTSLFASSSNILRIIKHNHPEIITKTIPGISSISAAAALNDYDLVKKGETLIIKECPSSKTELTSLIRESRGNNTVLAIMKVGKRWNLVREILKKEDIINKSLIALSVGMADQIIQYASQYKKDVMPYFSLILIRFD; from the coding sequence ATGTTAATAAAAAAATTTTTAAAAGTATTTAAAGATTATAAAAGTGGTTCGGCATCATTAACCATCGTTGGTGTTGGACCTGGAGATCCGTCACTTTTAACAATTGCAGCTGTAGATGCAATCAAAAAAGCGAAAGTTATAGTTTTTCCGATATCAGATGATAATAAGAAAAGTTTTGCAGCAGAAATAGTCAAGAAATATATCAAATTTAAAAAAAATATACCTATCATTTTTCCAATGGCGAGGAAGGATTTTGATCCTGATGAGATATGGTCTAATGCGGTAGAAAAAATTGTGAATCTTATAAGAAATAGCGAATCCGTTGTTTTACTTTGCCTTGGAGATACCTCGCTATTTGCAAGCTCATCTAATATTTTGAGGATAATAAAACATAATCATCCCGAAATTATTACTAAAACAATACCTGGAATTTCCTCTATTTCAGCAGCAGCAGCTTTGAATGATTATGATTTAGTTAAAAAAGGTGAGACTTTAATAATCAAAGAATGCCCTTCTTCAAAAACAGAATTAACATCCCTAATTAGGGAAAGTAGAGGAAATAATACCGTATTGGCCATTATGAAAGTTGGGAAAAGATGGAATTTAGTAAGGGAAATTTTAAAAAAAGAGGATATTATCAATAAATCATTAATTGCCTTAAGTGTAGGTATGGCCGATCAAATTATTCAATATGCTTCTCAATATAAAAAAGACGTTATGCCTTATTTCTCTTTGATTTTGATAAGGTTCGATTAA
- a CDS encoding DUF1823 family protein, whose translation MNKPEKFVANQFTWPISKEILLLILEDKVSDVFVCELVWERLFYIRETTLNYWVSSTLTPNYWSEKFGKAPQIISERIASVHLTRSIPKEYKQGLKNFLNFKGYKINELYPRRTRRATAVNWLIYWANENNSFSNHNNLIPSPSYPSVNPAIGHFGDPEIK comes from the coding sequence ATGAATAAACCAGAAAAATTCGTTGCCAATCAATTTACATGGCCAATATCTAAGGAAATATTATTGCTTATTCTCGAAGATAAGGTAAGTGATGTTTTTGTTTGTGAATTGGTTTGGGAAAGACTTTTTTACATTAGAGAAACAACACTAAATTATTGGGTTTCTAGTACATTAACTCCTAATTATTGGTCAGAAAAATTTGGAAAGGCTCCTCAAATCATTTCAGAGAGAATAGCATCAGTACATTTGACGCGATCAATTCCAAAGGAATACAAACAGGGATTGAAAAATTTTCTGAATTTTAAAGGTTATAAGATTAATGAACTTTATCCAAGAAGAACTAGGAGAGCGACCGCAGTAAATTGGTTGATTTATTGGGCTAATGAAAATAATTCTTTTTCAAATCATAATAATCTTATACCAAGTCCAAGTTATCCATCAGTTAATCCAGCAATAGGCCATTTTGGTGATCCAGAAATCAAATAA
- the der gene encoding ribosome biogenesis GTPase Der produces the protein MTLPTIAIIGRPNVGKSTLVNRLCQSNDAIVFDKPGVTRDRTYQNASWGGREFQIVDTGGLVFDDDSEFLPEIRTQVFLALEEASLALLVVDGNQGITDGDLSIAKWLRNSSCKTIVAVNKCESTTFGISLASEFWKLGLGEPYPVSAIHGSGTGDLLDLVIGELPENSIQNEEEKIMMSIIGRPNVGKSSLLNSISGEQRAIVSDISGTTTDSIDTLIKKGDNQWKIIDTAGIRRKKNVKYGTEFFGINRAFKSIDRSDVCVLVIDAIDGVTDQDQKLAGRIEEQGRACIIVVNKWDLVEKNSSTIYQVEKELRSKLYFLHWSKMIFISALTGQRVDNIFEHALKAVNQHRRRVTTSVVNEVLKESISWKSPPTKRSGKQGRLYYGTQVKNKPPTFTLFVNDPKLFGITYRRYIEKQIRLNLGFEGTPIILLWRGKQQRALNKEVERENIELIQKD, from the coding sequence TTGACTCTTCCAACAATAGCGATAATTGGAAGACCAAATGTTGGTAAATCTACCTTGGTGAATCGTCTTTGCCAAAGTAATGATGCAATAGTATTTGATAAACCCGGCGTTACAAGAGATAGGACTTATCAGAATGCTTCTTGGGGAGGTAGAGAGTTTCAAATAGTTGATACGGGAGGCTTGGTTTTTGATGATGATAGTGAGTTCCTCCCAGAGATACGAACACAAGTATTCTTGGCTTTAGAAGAAGCCTCACTCGCATTACTTGTGGTAGATGGTAATCAGGGTATTACTGATGGTGACTTATCAATTGCAAAATGGTTAAGAAACTCAAGCTGTAAAACAATTGTTGCTGTTAATAAATGTGAATCCACTACTTTTGGAATCTCTTTAGCTTCCGAGTTTTGGAAATTAGGATTGGGCGAACCTTATCCTGTTTCAGCGATACATGGTTCAGGTACTGGGGATCTTTTAGATCTAGTTATTGGCGAACTTCCTGAAAATAGTATTCAAAATGAAGAAGAAAAGATAATGATGTCAATTATTGGCAGGCCAAATGTTGGAAAATCTAGTTTGTTAAATTCAATCTCAGGAGAACAAAGAGCAATAGTAAGCGATATTAGTGGAACAACAACTGATTCAATAGATACTCTTATAAAAAAAGGTGATAATCAATGGAAAATTATTGATACTGCAGGGATTAGAAGAAAGAAAAATGTTAAATATGGCACTGAATTCTTTGGTATTAATAGGGCTTTCAAATCTATCGATAGAAGTGATGTTTGTGTATTAGTTATAGATGCTATAGATGGAGTGACTGATCAAGACCAGAAGTTAGCAGGGAGAATAGAAGAGCAAGGCAGAGCTTGTATAATTGTTGTTAATAAATGGGATCTTGTAGAAAAAAATAGTTCAACAATTTATCAAGTAGAAAAAGAGCTTAGATCTAAACTTTATTTTTTACACTGGTCTAAAATGATTTTTATATCTGCCCTGACTGGTCAAAGAGTTGATAATATTTTTGAGCATGCTCTCAAGGCTGTAAATCAACATAGAAGAAGAGTTACAACATCTGTAGTTAATGAAGTTCTTAAAGAATCAATCAGTTGGAAAAGCCCTCCAACTAAAAGAAGCGGCAAGCAGGGGAGGCTTTATTACGGTACTCAAGTAAAGAATAAACCTCCCACTTTTACTCTTTTTGTAAACGACCCTAAATTATTTGGAATAACTTACAGAAGATATATTGAAAAACAAATAAGATTAAATTTAGGCTTTGAAGGCACACCCATTATTTTACTTTGGAGAGGGAAACAACAAAGAGCATTAAATAAAGAAGTAGAAAGGGAAAATATTGAGTTAATTCAAAAAGATTAA
- a CDS encoding energy-coupling factor transporter transmembrane component T family protein — translation MNILTKFSVGQYVYGNRSWLRIIDSRLKIIIVMIFLITPIWAGPLWRLSLVGCLLLITFLSLLPSRVWWRSLSFLFCLSLLIGCLSVLVSSDIQSIDGYLRNPNELQVVVENNKEWNILQIPSQKIWFISFGPYNLSRKALELGIKTSTLIFTVIHSVNLMLLTTLQEDIVWGLSWFLYPLRKIGLPISKWLFQLLIALRFIPLVQEEFQNIIKSFSVRSINFRKLGLKKSFNVLLILVERLFQNIFMRIDQGAESLLSKKKIIIKMNRFRTLHPSKSLNVIVNTLSICFICIAIFLRKLYGAL, via the coding sequence ATGAATATACTCACAAAATTTTCAGTTGGTCAATACGTTTATGGCAATAGAAGTTGGCTAAGAATTATAGATAGTAGATTAAAAATAATTATAGTAATGATATTTCTAATAACTCCAATCTGGGCAGGCCCTTTATGGAGATTGAGTTTAGTGGGTTGTTTATTATTGATTACTTTTTTAAGTTTGTTGCCATCAAGAGTATGGTGGCGATCATTGAGTTTTCTCTTCTGCTTATCATTATTGATTGGATGTTTATCAGTACTTGTTTCTTCAGATATTCAATCTATTGATGGCTATTTAAGAAATCCCAACGAGTTGCAAGTGGTAGTGGAAAACAATAAAGAATGGAACATTCTACAAATTCCTTCGCAGAAAATATGGTTTATAAGTTTTGGTCCCTATAACTTATCGAGAAAAGCCCTTGAATTAGGGATAAAAACTTCCACTTTGATATTTACTGTTATTCATAGTGTTAATTTGATGCTTTTAACGACATTACAAGAGGATATTGTATGGGGATTAAGTTGGTTTTTGTATCCATTAAGAAAAATTGGATTACCAATAAGTAAGTGGCTTTTTCAATTATTAATTGCATTACGTTTTATTCCTTTAGTACAAGAAGAATTTCAAAATATTATTAAGTCATTCTCTGTTAGATCAATAAATTTTAGAAAATTAGGACTAAAGAAATCATTTAATGTCTTATTAATTTTAGTGGAGAGATTATTTCAAAATATATTTATGAGAATTGACCAAGGAGCAGAATCATTGCTCTCAAAGAAAAAAATTATTATAAAAATGAATAGATTTAGAACCCTTCATCCTTCAAAATCATTGAATGTAATTGTTAATACATTATCGATATGTTTTATTTGCATAGCAATTTTTCTTAGAAAACTGTATGGTGCATTATAA
- a CDS encoding PII-interacting protein PipX family protein, whose amino-acid sequence MSSERYLNHPTFGMLYQVSPGNDGRDIYATLYAQKMFFLVEIRQREVFFEVIPYLDARNQAELNLQKARRKGSEELPKWENLFTQTFL is encoded by the coding sequence TTGAGTTCCGAGCGTTATTTGAATCATCCAACATTTGGCATGTTGTACCAAGTCTCTCCAGGAAATGATGGTAGAGATATATATGCCACTTTGTATGCCCAAAAAATGTTTTTTTTGGTAGAAATTAGACAGAGAGAAGTTTTTTTTGAAGTTATTCCTTATTTAGATGCACGTAATCAGGCCGAATTAAACCTTCAAAAAGCAAGAAGAAAAGGTTCTGAAGAACTGCCTAAATGGGAGAATTTATTTACACAAACTTTTTTATAA
- a CDS encoding YggS family pyridoxal phosphate-dependent enzyme has translation MNPSNYLKIKNKIPSNVNILAVSKGFKSQEIKTIQNAGQNDFGESKFQEAFEKQLNLKEFKQINWHFIGRIQSNKIRKIVQNFKYIHSVDSFEKLQKISNISLEEKKNPYIMLQVKLSDDPTKGGFRPELLVSKWREIKELKNILLTGLMTINPKGLSSMENLELFKKCRSLADSLQLPDCSMGMSGDWEEAVEAGSTWIRLGSLIFRDSS, from the coding sequence GTGAATCCTTCAAATTATTTAAAGATAAAAAATAAAATCCCTTCAAATGTAAATATACTTGCTGTAAGTAAAGGATTTAAAAGTCAAGAAATCAAGACTATTCAAAATGCAGGTCAGAATGATTTTGGTGAGAGCAAGTTTCAAGAGGCATTTGAAAAGCAATTGAATTTAAAAGAATTTAAGCAAATTAATTGGCACTTTATTGGGAGAATACAAAGTAATAAAATAAGAAAGATAGTTCAAAATTTTAAATATATTCATTCAGTTGATTCATTCGAGAAGTTGCAAAAGATTTCTAATATTTCATTGGAGGAGAAGAAAAATCCATACATAATGTTGCAGGTTAAGTTGAGTGATGACCCTACTAAAGGAGGTTTTAGACCTGAATTATTAGTATCGAAATGGAGAGAAATCAAAGAATTGAAAAATATTTTATTAACTGGTTTGATGACTATTAATCCTAAGGGACTTAGCTCTATGGAAAATTTAGAATTGTTTAAAAAATGTCGCTCCCTAGCTGATTCTCTTCAACTTCCAGATTGCTCAATGGGAATGTCTGGGGATTGGGAAGAGGCTGTTGAAGCTGGGTCAACTTGGATAAGATTAGGTTCTTTGATATTTAGAGATAGCTCATAA
- a CDS encoding cell division protein SepF, which translates to MSLISRLKAVVAGDEYLEDDFDDLDYASGDELNDVNDFKQNHKNSNILANSNPFEFMNNNRSSKVVGMPGISNSSSEVSLMEPRSFDEMPQAIQALRERKTVILNLTMMDPDQAQRAVDFIAGGTYAIDGHQERVGESIFLFAPSCVNVTSSLPEEATPSNVSEKKTPQFNFENSTAPEPAWGNSKLSAFS; encoded by the coding sequence GTGTCACTTATTTCTAGATTAAAGGCAGTTGTTGCAGGGGATGAGTATCTCGAGGATGATTTTGATGATTTGGATTATGCTTCTGGAGATGAATTGAATGATGTAAATGATTTTAAACAAAATCATAAAAACTCTAATATACTTGCTAATTCAAATCCATTCGAATTTATGAATAACAATAGATCATCAAAAGTTGTAGGAATGCCTGGGATATCAAATTCATCTTCAGAAGTAAGCTTAATGGAACCAAGAAGTTTTGATGAGATGCCTCAAGCTATTCAAGCATTAAGAGAAAGAAAAACTGTAATTCTTAATTTAACTATGATGGATCCCGATCAAGCTCAAAGAGCAGTAGATTTTATCGCAGGTGGGACCTATGCGATTGATGGACATCAAGAGAGAGTGGGTGAAAGCATTTTTCTTTTTGCTCCAAGTTGCGTAAATGTAACAAGTTCCCTCCCAGAAGAAGCTACTCCTTCTAATGTGTCTGAGAAAAAAACACCACAATTTAATTTTGAAAATAGCACTGCCCCCGAACCAGCATGGGGTAATTCTAAATTAAGTGCTTTTTCATGA
- the proC gene encoding pyrroline-5-carboxylate reductase has product MTDKIAIIGFGNIANAIITPLLDKKLIKPENVFCVVNSEKSLENIKYNYKYNINVYKSGSKDSKIIWDCQYKLLSIKPQQFNDINEEHPIKNKDNLIVSILAGVSINRLTKKFPNHKCVRVVTNIPITIGKGLTGIAWGEEITKDQKEFTKKLFENTSKIYEFVEDYLDTFLALTSSGPAIIALIIEALSDGGLSGGLPKILSEELVMEMILGTTSLIKENKLTTSELKNLVTSPGGTTISALRVLEKKSVRSALIESIVSASNRSKEFR; this is encoded by the coding sequence GTGACTGATAAAATTGCGATTATTGGTTTTGGAAATATTGCAAATGCTATAATAACTCCTCTATTAGATAAAAAATTAATTAAACCAGAGAATGTTTTTTGTGTTGTAAATTCAGAAAAAAGTTTAGAAAATATAAAATATAATTATAAATACAATATAAACGTTTATAAATCAGGTTCTAAAGATTCAAAAATAATTTGGGATTGTCAATATAAACTTCTTTCGATAAAACCCCAACAATTTAATGATATAAATGAGGAGCATCCTATAAAAAATAAAGATAATTTAATAGTTTCTATTCTTGCGGGAGTTTCAATAAATAGACTTACTAAAAAGTTTCCTAACCATAAGTGTGTGAGGGTGGTTACAAATATTCCAATAACTATTGGAAAAGGTTTAACTGGAATTGCTTGGGGTGAAGAAATTACAAAAGATCAGAAAGAATTTACAAAAAAATTATTTGAAAATACTAGTAAGATTTATGAATTTGTTGAAGATTACCTTGATACATTTTTAGCTTTAACTTCATCAGGACCTGCAATTATTGCATTAATTATAGAAGCATTAAGCGATGGAGGATTAAGCGGTGGATTACCAAAAATACTTTCAGAAGAACTTGTTATGGAGATGATACTAGGGACTACTAGTCTAATAAAAGAAAACAAACTTACTACTTCTGAGCTTAAAAATTTAGTAACCTCTCCAGGTGGAACAACAATTTCTGCTTTAAGAGTTTTAGAAAAAAAGAGTGTAAGGTCAGCATTAATTGAATCAATAGTTTCAGCTAGTAATCGAAGTAAAGAATTTCGTTAG
- a CDS encoding glycosyltransferase family 4 protein has protein sequence MVHIAWLGKKSPFCGNVTYGNSTTEELKARGHKISFIHFDNPSSSNSSKPLFLANDPDVSLPYLIKSQVYTIPSPRAEKELRQSLERLKPDIVHASLTLSPLDFRLPELCNEINVPLIGTFHPPFDAKNRNLTASTQQLTYQLYAPSLAKFDKIIIFSEPQKNVLEKLGVPKEKQIIIPNGVDENIWKPFCEQNKKYYQVKNKLGNERIFLYMGRIANEKNIEALLRSWRQTKKNNCKLVIVGDGPMKPTLENSFSNLINEKLIWWGAELDLETRVAIMQIAEVFFLPSLVEGLSLSLLEAMSTGTACVATDAGADGEVLDNGAGIVISTDNVASQLKTIIPILVEHPSFTKDLGEKARKRVLERYTITKNIDALEKVYINLQGNFKN, from the coding sequence GTGGTTCATATTGCCTGGTTGGGTAAAAAATCCCCTTTTTGCGGAAATGTGACCTATGGTAATTCTACTACTGAGGAATTGAAGGCAAGAGGCCATAAAATTAGTTTTATTCATTTTGACAATCCCTCTAGTTCGAATTCATCAAAACCATTATTTCTCGCAAATGACCCTGATGTGAGTCTCCCTTATTTAATAAAGTCCCAAGTTTATACAATACCTTCCCCAAGAGCAGAAAAAGAGCTAAGGCAATCATTGGAAAGATTAAAACCTGACATAGTACATGCAAGCCTAACTTTATCTCCTTTAGACTTTAGACTTCCAGAGCTTTGTAATGAAATTAATGTTCCACTTATAGGCACATTTCACCCACCATTTGATGCAAAAAATAGAAATTTAACTGCGAGTACTCAACAATTAACGTATCAACTTTATGCTCCTTCTCTTGCAAAATTCGATAAAATAATTATTTTTTCTGAACCCCAAAAAAATGTTCTTGAGAAATTAGGAGTACCTAAAGAAAAACAAATAATTATTCCAAACGGTGTTGATGAAAATATTTGGAAACCTTTTTGTGAACAAAATAAAAAATATTATCAGGTAAAAAACAAACTTGGAAATGAAAGAATCTTTTTATATATGGGCAGGATTGCCAATGAGAAAAATATCGAGGCACTTTTACGTTCTTGGCGCCAAACAAAAAAAAATAACTGCAAATTAGTTATTGTTGGAGATGGACCAATGAAGCCAACACTTGAAAATAGTTTTTCTAACCTAATTAATGAAAAATTAATTTGGTGGGGTGCTGAATTAGATTTAGAAACTAGGGTAGCGATAATGCAAATAGCAGAAGTATTTTTCTTACCAAGCTTAGTAGAAGGTTTGTCATTATCACTTTTAGAAGCAATGTCTACTGGTACTGCATGTGTAGCCACAGATGCCGGAGCTGATGGTGAAGTTTTAGATAATGGGGCAGGAATAGTTATTTCAACTGATAATGTGGCTTCACAATTAAAAACGATAATCCCAATTCTTGTTGAACATCCTTCATTTACAAAAGATCTTGGGGAAAAAGCTAGAAAACGTGTGCTTGAGAGATATACAATTACTAAAAATATAGATGCACTTGAAAAAGTTTATATAAACTTACAAGGTAATTTCAAAAACTAA
- the recO gene encoding DNA repair protein RecO, whose translation MSGSGECRLEGLCIKASPLGENDRLITILTDEQGIVRLAVPGARRPKSSLAAATPLTYLSLQIFGKRNLKSVRQIKILKSYSGLGKNIECLAAAQAITELTFLLVGNNDKQQNYLSCVLAHLDRIYLYEESKEEDIKMLSMSIQSLIHLLAIGGINLPVHHCCKTGNPIIPPLGNWEWSCYYLPSEGFSSIEDPQSNLKINASEVALLQRLLFPELPIKSNGELLGPKKVWLKILFIIETWILNQLEKDLSSLKMLREIYS comes from the coding sequence ATGTCTGGTTCTGGCGAGTGCAGACTAGAAGGTCTGTGTATTAAAGCATCTCCATTAGGCGAGAATGATAGATTAATAACTATTCTTACCGATGAGCAAGGGATTGTTCGATTAGCAGTACCTGGTGCCAGACGTCCAAAAAGTAGTCTTGCCGCAGCTACTCCATTAACATATTTAAGTCTGCAGATTTTTGGCAAAAGAAATCTTAAATCTGTACGTCAAATTAAAATATTAAAAAGCTATTCTGGCCTGGGGAAAAATATTGAATGCCTTGCAGCAGCACAAGCAATAACTGAATTAACATTTTTATTAGTGGGGAATAATGACAAGCAACAAAACTATTTATCTTGCGTGCTTGCACATCTAGATAGGATTTATTTATATGAAGAATCTAAAGAAGAAGATATTAAAATGCTCTCAATGAGTATTCAATCTTTAATCCATCTATTAGCCATTGGGGGCATTAATTTACCAGTTCATCATTGTTGTAAAACGGGTAATCCTATTATTCCACCTTTAGGAAATTGGGAATGGAGTTGTTATTATTTACCAAGTGAAGGTTTTTCATCTATAGAAGATCCTCAAAGTAATCTAAAAATAAATGCATCTGAAGTTGCTTTATTACAGAGACTTCTTTTCCCCGAATTACCCATAAAATCTAATGGAGAGTTATTGGGCCCTAAAAAAGTTTGGCTTAAAATATTATTTATTATTGAAACTTGGATCTTAAATCAACTAGAGAAAGATCTATCTTCACTAAAAATGTTGAGAGAAATATACAGTTAG